A genomic segment from Paraburkholderia hayleyella encodes:
- the fliE gene encoding flagellar hook-basal body complex protein FliE, which yields MSVPIDGLSSGLQQIRAMAAQAAGGAGTASDATQSGGFASLLKASLDKISGDQKHAMSEAKAFEVGSPNVSLNDVMVDMQKAGIGFQFGLQVRNKLVSAYNEIMQMNV from the coding sequence ATGAGCGTACCGATTGATGGCCTGTCGTCTGGCTTGCAGCAGATTCGCGCGATGGCGGCGCAGGCGGCAGGAGGGGCGGGCACAGCGTCAGATGCAACGCAGTCCGGCGGGTTTGCCTCGCTGCTGAAAGCGTCGCTCGACAAGATCAGCGGCGACCAAAAACACGCGATGAGCGAAGCGAAGGCGTTTGAAGTGGGTTCGCCGAATGTCTCGCTCAATGACGTCATGGTGGATATGCAAAAAGCGGGTATCGGCTTTCAGTTTGGCTTACAGGTGCGTAACAAACTGGTCTCCGCTTATAACGAAATCATGCAAATGAACGTTTGA
- a CDS encoding flagellar hook-length control protein FliK: MNPLDTDLAALLVHRVDSLLSVAPGHTAASNTGAAATQAFASGAGTNAASPPAVSAQTALSAMARTLDAIVRSGGTATPAVLGQTPVWPYPPGATMLAPNWAQQVLTSAASAGHTPATNSANPANPAAVALTAALRQTVAQCGLFYEAHLAQWLVGQRSLQALLDEPQNRLVSSPRGLPPSPLSAALADVFADASAESTSFRASSRWTEGARMATSASAPNAGTNTSTNTSTSTSTSTGTTVTPLAARLAAASQAMAERLSSLSAPATPVRRLYGGEPDTSAMSLANAGDASSSQAAQSGLLPVIHPATASLVRQQLDLLASEQFRWSGEAWPGAKFDWTIERDDSERRGRGHRDSSAAAPAQDEARVWRTRVTLSLPVLGTVDAELALTGAQLVVRLQANADGAERLVQQGEAFGQRLAAAGIQLHGLSIRAVADEASLWQPFHESETNETPEPGATDPAQAASAYARAAATAATRASGHTAQPASQQAAGKADDVDWDVR, from the coding sequence ATGAACCCGCTCGACACAGATTTAGCTGCCTTGCTGGTGCATCGAGTCGACAGCTTGCTGTCTGTCGCGCCGGGTCATACCGCAGCGTCGAATACGGGAGCGGCAGCCACACAGGCGTTTGCTTCCGGAGCGGGGACGAATGCCGCCAGCCCGCCTGCGGTTTCGGCGCAGACCGCACTGTCTGCCATGGCGCGGACGCTGGATGCGATTGTGCGCTCAGGTGGTACGGCCACGCCGGCGGTGCTGGGCCAGACACCCGTCTGGCCGTACCCGCCTGGGGCCACTATGTTGGCCCCGAACTGGGCACAACAGGTTTTGACTTCGGCTGCGAGCGCCGGGCATACGCCTGCCACTAACTCTGCCAATCCCGCCAACCCCGCCGCCGTCGCGTTGACGGCCGCATTGCGGCAGACCGTGGCGCAATGCGGCCTGTTTTATGAAGCGCATCTGGCGCAATGGCTGGTCGGGCAGCGCTCATTGCAGGCGCTGCTGGACGAGCCGCAAAACCGCCTGGTGAGCTCGCCACGCGGGTTGCCGCCGTCGCCGCTGTCCGCGGCGCTGGCTGATGTTTTCGCCGATGCCTCTGCCGAATCCACCTCTTTTCGCGCCAGTTCGCGCTGGACCGAGGGCGCTCGCATGGCCACATCCGCAAGCGCACCCAATGCAGGCACGAACACGAGCACGAACACGAGCACGAGCACGAGCACGAGCACGGGCACTACGGTTACACCGCTCGCTGCACGCCTGGCCGCAGCAAGCCAGGCGATGGCTGAGCGTTTGTCCAGCCTGAGCGCGCCAGCGACCCCCGTGCGACGTCTTTATGGCGGCGAGCCGGATACTTCGGCGATGTCGCTGGCTAACGCGGGCGACGCCTCAAGTTCCCAGGCAGCCCAATCCGGCTTGCTTCCCGTGATTCATCCCGCGACCGCTTCGCTTGTGCGCCAGCAGCTCGATCTGCTGGCGAGCGAGCAGTTTCGCTGGAGCGGCGAAGCCTGGCCCGGCGCGAAATTCGACTGGACCATTGAGCGCGACGATTCCGAACGGCGCGGCCGGGGGCATCGAGACTCGTCTGCTGCGGCCCCGGCTCAGGATGAAGCGCGTGTGTGGCGCACCCGAGTCACGCTGTCGCTCCCCGTGCTGGGAACGGTGGACGCGGAACTTGCCTTGACCGGTGCGCAACTGGTGGTGCGCTTGCAGGCCAATGCGGATGGCGCGGAGCGCCTGGTACAACAGGGCGAAGCTTTTGGCCAGCGTCTGGCCGCAGCGGGCATTCAGCTTCACGGCCTCTCGATTCGCGCGGTCGCGGACGAAGCCAGCCTGTGGCAGCCATTCCATGAATCTGAAACGAATGAAACGCCCGAACCGGGGGCTACCGATCCGGCTCAGGCCGCCAGTGCCTATGCCCGGGCCGCCGCGACGGCTGCCACGCGGGCTTCAGGACACACCGCACAGCCCGCATCACAGCAGGCGGCGGGCAAGGCTGACGATGTCGATTGGGACGTGCGATGA
- the fliS gene encoding flagellar export chaperone FliS, whose protein sequence is MFSPGNAGVNAYAKIGVETGVMGASPHRLIVMLYQGARQSIALARMHLQQGQIAQRGEAISKAIRIIELGLHQALNLEAGGAIAARLDALYSYMTRRLLEASLEQSEALLLEVDALLATLETAWIGIGPEVARMAAQQAAQGAGTAAVTAEPVK, encoded by the coding sequence ATGTTTTCGCCAGGCAACGCCGGAGTCAATGCTTATGCCAAGATTGGCGTCGAGACTGGAGTCATGGGCGCGAGCCCGCATCGCCTGATCGTGATGCTGTATCAGGGCGCACGCCAGTCCATCGCTCTTGCCCGGATGCATTTGCAGCAAGGCCAGATTGCGCAGCGCGGCGAGGCTATCAGCAAGGCCATCCGGATCATCGAGCTGGGTTTGCACCAAGCGCTCAACCTTGAGGCGGGCGGTGCTATCGCGGCGCGGCTCGATGCGCTCTACAGCTATATGACCCGGCGTCTGCTCGAAGCCAGCCTTGAGCAAAGCGAAGCGCTGCTGCTCGAAGTGGATGCTTTGCTTGCCACACTCGAAACAGCCTGGATCGGCATCGGACCTGAAGTGGCGCGCATGGCGGCGCAGCAAGCGGCACAAGGTGCGGGAACAGCAGCAGTAACGGCGGAACCCGTCAAATGA
- a CDS encoding EscU/YscU/HrcU family type III secretion system export apparatus switch protein → MRRARRKGAAALAYDAAGGDSSPRVVAKGYGMVAEMIVQRAREAGLYVHEAPEMVSLLMQVDLDAQIPPQLYQAVAELLAWLHRLESGMPEAGSMPPADVPVHAANPLDAERTSPPKNAT, encoded by the coding sequence ATGAGACGCGCCCGGCGCAAAGGCGCGGCGGCGCTGGCCTACGATGCGGCGGGTGGCGATAGCTCGCCGCGCGTGGTGGCGAAGGGCTATGGCATGGTCGCGGAGATGATCGTGCAGCGCGCCCGCGAAGCGGGTCTCTATGTTCACGAAGCACCCGAGATGGTCTCGCTGCTGATGCAGGTGGATCTGGATGCGCAGATTCCGCCCCAGTTGTATCAGGCGGTGGCCGAGTTGCTGGCGTGGCTGCACCGGCTGGAAAGCGGCATGCCTGAGGCGGGGAGCATGCCGCCGGCCGATGTTCCGGTCCATGCGGCTAATCCGCTTGACGCGGAAAGAACTTCGCCTCCTAAAAACGCAACATGA
- a CDS encoding flagellar protein FliT — protein sequence MTPDPDYFARYEAIAAVSGRMLSAARRSRWADLELLQDEFRALIERLDGTEVGVTLDDAGRARKYCLIRQILADDAAIRDLANPDMARLSVLLSGRPVLALKAFYGAH from the coding sequence ATGACACCCGACCCAGACTATTTCGCGCGCTACGAGGCGATTGCGGCGGTGTCTGGCCGGATGCTGAGTGCGGCGCGCCGTTCACGCTGGGCGGATCTGGAGCTGTTGCAGGATGAGTTTCGCGCGCTGATCGAGCGGCTGGACGGCACAGAGGTCGGCGTCACGCTTGATGACGCGGGACGGGCACGTAAATATTGTCTGATTCGTCAGATCCTCGCCGATGACGCGGCGATTCGTGATCTCGCCAACCCTGATATGGCGCGGCTATCCGTCCTGCTTTCCGGACGTCCTGTGCTGGCGCTCAAAGCGTTTTATGGCGCGCATTAG